The Andrena cerasifolii isolate SP2316 chromosome 14, iyAndCera1_principal, whole genome shotgun sequence genome contains a region encoding:
- the LOC143376309 gene encoding uncharacterized protein LOC143376309, giving the protein MPVGGRVAGKVGIYSSHYNGKGYSGINEEIIWISIGMGITIAVLITIALCYIAREKCRKRHEGYYAS; this is encoded by the exons ATGCCTGTGGGAGGACGGGTGGCTGGCAAGGTCGGCATTTACAGCTCCCATTATAATG GGAAAGGCTACAGTGGTATAAACGAGGAGATCATTTGGATCAGTATCGGCATGGGGATCACGATCGCCGTATTGATCACCATCGCCCTCTGCTACATCGCCCGCGAGAAGTGCCGGAAGCGTCACGAGGGCTACTACGCCTCCTGA